One Hyphomicrobium album genomic window carries:
- a CDS encoding dihydroneopterin aldolase has protein sequence MSEKHSITRRDGVVLDRIFVRGLVLPVAIGVYDEEQGITQKVGFHIEASVSAGVSPRGDNIDEVPSYDDLVGAVKAIIAAGHINLVETLAARIAERCLADKRIVSVLVRVEKLERGPDAVGVEIVRPRQT, from the coding sequence ATGAGCGAAAAACACAGCATAACCAGGCGCGACGGCGTCGTTCTCGACCGCATTTTCGTGCGCGGGTTGGTGCTACCCGTCGCCATTGGTGTGTACGACGAGGAGCAGGGCATCACCCAAAAGGTGGGCTTTCATATCGAGGCTTCGGTCTCCGCCGGCGTGTCGCCGAGGGGCGATAACATCGACGAAGTGCCGTCCTACGATGACCTCGTCGGCGCCGTGAAAGCGATTATCGCCGCAGGCCACATCAATCTCGTCGAGACGCTAGCCGCCCGTATCGCCGAGCGCTGTCTCGCCGACAAGCGCATCGTCTCGGTGCTGGTCCGGGTGGAGAAGCTCGAGCGCGGTCCGGATGCGGTCGGCGTCGAGATCGTGCGGCCGCGCCAGACGTGA
- a CDS encoding hydantoinase/oxoprolinase family protein, whose protein sequence is MPITAGYDVGGAHLKVALTDDGRTIAVRQIPCPLWRGMEQLDAALVEAIALIARAEQHAVTMTGELCELFPDRQTGVREIVSHLATELDADLRVYMGLRGFAGTATAMAEPASVGSMNFLASAALVARSLPGALLIDMGSTTTDIIPIVDSMPCPRGITDGERLMTSELIYTGLTRTDPCVVAHSGRLRGREQRLAAGGFASMADVRRILGELPDGIDQHATADGRGKSIEESIARFARVFGRDAENASPAEWRDAAREIADKQMEEIRLAATSVMAEFKQLSAAPVVVAGIGASQIAALMAQQGKAIVHFSTLANAAADCADWATYCAPAVAVALLAGEN, encoded by the coding sequence ATGCCCATCACAGCCGGCTACGATGTGGGCGGCGCGCATCTGAAGGTAGCGCTGACCGACGACGGCCGCACCATCGCCGTGCGCCAGATCCCCTGCCCGCTGTGGCGCGGCATGGAGCAGCTCGACGCCGCTCTTGTCGAGGCCATCGCACTCATCGCGCGCGCCGAGCAGCACGCCGTAACCATGACCGGCGAGCTGTGCGAGCTGTTCCCCGACCGGCAAACCGGCGTGCGCGAGATCGTCTCGCACCTCGCCACCGAGCTCGATGCGGACCTTCGCGTCTACATGGGCCTGCGCGGGTTCGCCGGTACCGCGACGGCGATGGCCGAGCCGGCAAGCGTCGGATCGATGAACTTCCTGGCCAGCGCCGCTCTCGTCGCCCGCAGCCTCCCTGGCGCCCTGCTCATCGACATGGGCTCGACGACCACGGACATCATTCCGATCGTGGACAGCATGCCCTGCCCGCGCGGCATCACCGACGGCGAGCGCCTGATGACGAGCGAACTCATCTATACCGGCCTCACACGCACCGACCCATGCGTTGTTGCGCACTCCGGGCGGCTGCGGGGTCGCGAACAGCGGCTCGCCGCGGGTGGCTTTGCCAGCATGGCCGACGTGCGGCGCATCCTCGGCGAGCTGCCGGATGGCATTGACCAGCACGCTACCGCAGACGGGCGCGGCAAATCGATCGAGGAAAGCATCGCCCGCTTCGCCCGCGTGTTTGGCCGCGACGCTGAAAACGCATCGCCGGCGGAATGGCGCGACGCAGCTCGGGAGATCGCCGACAAACAGATGGAAGAGATCCGCCTCGCCGCCACCAGCGTAATGGCTGAGTTCAAACAGCTGAGCGCCGCGCCCGTCGTGGTCGCCGGCATCGGCGCATCGCAGATCGCGGCGCTCATGGCGCAACAGGGCAAGGCGATCGTCCACTTCAGCACGCTCGCCAACGCGGCGGCTGACTGCGCTGACTGGGCGACATACTGCGCTCCCGCCGTCGCCGTCGCGCTCCTGGCGGGGGAGAACTAG
- a CDS encoding HisA/HisF-related TIM barrel protein, translated as MDVIPVIDVRHGVAVAAVRGQRADYRPLATPLAAGSDPVAVARGYAALFTFPVLYVADLDGIEGRGRNASLAAELTAALPGVRIWIDDGLRTYEAAERIAEQSDMIPVVGTESLRGGDDVADMRTLPPDAYVLSLDFKDGEFAGPVAVLDEPQHWPDNVIVMTLSRVGASRGPAIAEIAAIVSRAGNRRIYAAGGVRDRADVVALHAAGAAGVLVATALHAGTLKAGDLNEIAGL; from the coding sequence ATGGATGTGATCCCGGTCATCGATGTGCGGCACGGCGTGGCGGTCGCTGCCGTGCGCGGCCAGCGCGCCGACTATAGGCCGCTCGCAACGCCGCTGGCGGCGGGCAGCGATCCCGTCGCCGTCGCGCGCGGCTATGCGGCGCTCTTTACCTTTCCGGTGCTGTACGTCGCCGACCTCGACGGCATCGAGGGGCGCGGGCGCAACGCGAGCCTCGCGGCCGAGCTGACGGCTGCGCTTCCGGGCGTCCGCATCTGGATCGACGACGGCCTGCGAACCTACGAGGCGGCGGAACGGATTGCCGAGCAATCCGACATGATACCCGTCGTCGGCACGGAAAGCCTGCGCGGCGGCGACGATGTCGCCGACATGCGGACGCTTCCGCCCGACGCTTATGTGCTGTCGCTCGACTTCAAGGACGGAGAGTTCGCTGGACCCGTTGCCGTGCTCGATGAGCCGCAGCACTGGCCCGACAACGTGATCGTCATGACACTTTCCCGCGTCGGCGCCAGTCGGGGTCCGGCAATCGCCGAGATCGCCGCCATCGTCAGCCGCGCCGGTAACCGGCGGATCTACGCTGCCGGCGGCGTCCGCGACCGCGCGGATGTCGTCGCCCTGCATGCTGCCGGCGCCGCCGGCGTGCTCGTCGCCACCGCGCTGCATGCCGGTACGTTAAAGGCCGGCGACCTCAATGAGATCGCCGGCCTTTGA
- a CDS encoding ABC transporter substrate-binding protein — protein sequence MAAGYAEPHSRGSVIAFVRRSVLAGLVMASAPSLASAQEAPAQAPTPPAATAPAPAAPAAPAADSAKSDAPAPAAAAPKAEAAAPGHAVIPIVLARQLRDDPLPLSLLDLPPKDLGIAGAKLAITDNNTTGRFMNQEFKLELIEEADPAKLIQDVVQKVDAGAHFIIVDATPDTLLKMADAIKGKEAILINYSAPDDSLREENCRPQILHTAPTRSMLTDALAQYLVWKKWPHWLLVLGPTEQDKLYADALRRSAKRFGAKIVEERTFQYDSGSRRTDGGFEQVQQQIPTFTQKAPDYHVLVVADEGNLFGDYLPYRTWDARPVAGTAGLTAESWHPAIELWGGTQFQNRFKRLADRTMRPIDYNAWLAVRMIGEAASRTKSAEYKDLIGYIKGPNFDVAGFKGVGLSLRNWNGQIREPILVTTPKMLVSVSPQQGFLHQSSELDTLGVDKPETKCQAYTQ from the coding sequence ATGGCAGCAGGCTATGCCGAACCGCACTCGCGTGGCAGCGTAATCGCATTTGTGCGTCGGAGCGTACTCGCTGGACTGGTGATGGCTTCGGCGCCTTCGCTCGCCAGTGCGCAAGAGGCCCCTGCACAGGCCCCGACGCCGCCCGCGGCCACTGCGCCTGCTCCGGCGGCCCCTGCTGCACCTGCTGCCGACTCTGCCAAATCTGACGCTCCGGCGCCTGCAGCCGCTGCTCCCAAAGCGGAAGCAGCCGCGCCCGGCCACGCCGTCATCCCGATAGTGCTCGCGCGCCAGTTGCGCGACGACCCGCTGCCGCTCTCCTTGCTCGACCTGCCACCGAAGGATCTCGGCATCGCCGGCGCCAAGCTGGCGATCACCGATAACAACACGACCGGCCGCTTCATGAACCAGGAGTTCAAGCTCGAGCTGATCGAGGAAGCCGATCCGGCCAAGCTCATCCAGGACGTGGTGCAGAAGGTCGACGCCGGCGCCCACTTCATCATCGTCGACGCGACGCCCGACACGCTCCTCAAGATGGCCGATGCGATCAAGGGCAAAGAAGCCATCCTGATCAACTACAGCGCGCCCGACGACAGCCTGCGCGAGGAGAACTGCCGCCCGCAGATCCTGCATACGGCGCCGACGCGATCGATGCTCACCGACGCACTCGCCCAGTACCTCGTCTGGAAGAAGTGGCCGCACTGGCTTCTGGTGCTCGGCCCGACCGAGCAGGACAAGCTCTACGCCGACGCGTTGCGCCGCTCGGCCAAGCGGTTCGGCGCCAAGATCGTCGAAGAGCGGACGTTCCAATACGACTCGGGTAGCCGGCGCACCGACGGCGGCTTCGAGCAGGTGCAGCAGCAGATCCCGACATTCACGCAGAAGGCGCCCGACTATCATGTGCTGGTTGTCGCCGACGAAGGCAACTTGTTCGGCGATTACCTGCCGTATCGGACGTGGGACGCACGTCCCGTCGCCGGCACCGCGGGGCTGACGGCGGAGAGTTGGCACCCGGCCATCGAGCTGTGGGGCGGCACACAATTCCAGAACCGTTTCAAGCGTTTGGCGGATCGCACCATGCGCCCGATCGACTACAACGCGTGGCTCGCGGTGCGCATGATCGGCGAAGCCGCATCGCGCACCAAGTCGGCCGAGTACAAGGACCTGATCGGTTACATCAAGGGACCGAACTTCGACGTCGCCGGCTTCAAGGGTGTCGGGCTGTCGCTGCGCAACTGGAACGGCCAGATCCGTGAGCCGATCCTGGTAACGACGCCCAAGATGCTCGTCAGCGTCTCGCCGCAACAGGGCTTCCTGCATCAGTCGAGCGAACTCGACACCCTCGGCGTCGACAAGCCGGAGACCAAATGCCAAGCCTACACACAATGA
- a CDS encoding DUF447 domain-containing protein: MPRIVETIVTTTNAKGEAHIAPLGLIEDGDNWIIAPFRPSRTLDNLHEVPYAVASHTDDVRVFAGCVTGRKDWPTRQASRVPGVVLADAVSHWELAVQKVTDDPQRPRYSCALVHEASNRPWEGFNRAQAAVLECAVLVTRLKMLPPEKIDAELKYLEIAISKTAGPREEEAWGWLMEKINAFRAAQS; encoded by the coding sequence ATGCCGCGTATCGTCGAAACGATCGTGACGACGACCAACGCGAAGGGTGAGGCGCACATCGCGCCGCTCGGATTGATCGAGGACGGCGATAACTGGATCATCGCGCCGTTCCGTCCCTCGCGCACGCTCGATAACCTGCACGAGGTGCCCTACGCGGTGGCGAGCCACACCGACGACGTGCGCGTGTTCGCCGGCTGCGTCACCGGCCGCAAGGACTGGCCGACGCGGCAGGCGTCCCGCGTCCCCGGCGTCGTGCTCGCCGATGCCGTCTCGCATTGGGAGCTGGCGGTGCAGAAGGTGACGGACGACCCGCAGCGGCCGCGATATTCGTGCGCGCTCGTGCACGAGGCGAGCAACCGGCCGTGGGAAGGCTTCAACCGCGCGCAGGCGGCCGTGCTCGAGTGCGCCGTTCTCGTGACGCGCTTGAAGATGCTGCCGCCGGAGAAGATTGATGCCGAACTAAAGTACCTCGAGATCGCCATCTCCAAGACCGCAGGCCCGCGCGAGGAAGAGGCTTGGGGCTGGCTGATGGAGAAGATCAACGCCTTCCGGGCCGCGCAGTCGTGA
- a CDS encoding (5-formylfuran-3-yl)methyl phosphate synthase, with the protein MKNVRQTARMLASVTDEREAELVAALGADIVDAKDPAAGALGALPHTTVSAIRARVPASVPVSATIGDPSPDTEATAIAVLRMAETGADIVKVGFGAAAERTIDRLARLDLGSVRLVGVLLADEGIDFDLIGGAHAAGFAGLMLDTADKRRGSLPDIVPAEVMGRFVATVRRAGLFAGLAGSLRAEHVPSLLQLAPDILGFRGGLCRLGDRTGGIDAEAVRAVRRIIPVCDAALSAACRVPAPDAMAPRQTEDAA; encoded by the coding sequence ATGAAAAACGTGCGCCAGACGGCGAGGATGCTGGCCAGCGTGACGGACGAGCGCGAGGCAGAGCTCGTCGCGGCGCTGGGGGCCGACATTGTCGACGCAAAAGACCCGGCGGCGGGTGCGCTGGGTGCGCTGCCGCACACAACCGTGTCGGCGATACGCGCTCGCGTGCCGGCCAGCGTCCCGGTCAGTGCCACCATCGGCGACCCGAGCCCTGACACCGAGGCGACGGCGATCGCCGTCCTGCGCATGGCCGAGACCGGCGCCGATATCGTCAAAGTCGGCTTCGGCGCCGCCGCCGAGCGCACCATCGATCGCCTTGCGCGTCTCGACCTCGGCTCTGTACGCCTCGTGGGCGTGCTGCTTGCCGATGAGGGTATCGACTTCGACCTTATCGGCGGCGCCCACGCTGCCGGCTTCGCCGGTTTGATGCTCGACACCGCCGACAAGCGTCGCGGATCGCTCCCCGATATCGTTCCCGCCGAAGTCATGGGCCGCTTCGTCGCCACCGTGCGCCGGGCAGGCCTGTTTGCCGGTCTCGCCGGCTCGCTGCGCGCCGAGCATGTGCCGTCGCTGCTGCAGCTTGCGCCGGATATCCTCGGCTTCCGCGGCGGACTGTGCCGGCTCGGCGACCGCACCGGCGGCATAGATGCCGAGGCCGTCCGCGCCGTGCGGCGCATTATCCCTGTTTGCGATGCAGCACTTTCCGCCGCTTGCCGCGTACCGGCACCGGATGCTATGGCGCCGCGGCAGACGGAAGACGCGGCATGA
- a CDS encoding amino acid kinase family protein, translating into MSAASSPLVVKLGGSLAESKRLASILKIVGASRQSCVIVPGGGAFADAVRAAYKKHGLSQTVAHRMALLAMHQTGMMLAGMHARLVPVETLAEMRRVLSESRVPVWMPLKLTASDAHVSADWRTTSDGLAARLAERLGGATVVLVKSCRVDRSASAARLVRSGVVDPTFAEIVARAHLPWRVMGSGDERELARLLGVLHRSGRRSPAKRAIARRK; encoded by the coding sequence GTGAGCGCGGCGTCCAGTCCGCTCGTCGTCAAGCTCGGCGGCAGCCTGGCCGAAAGCAAGCGGCTAGCATCCATCCTCAAGATCGTCGGAGCGTCGCGGCAGTCATGCGTGATCGTGCCCGGTGGGGGCGCCTTCGCAGACGCGGTACGCGCCGCATACAAGAAACATGGGCTGTCCCAGACGGTAGCGCACCGCATGGCATTGCTCGCCATGCACCAGACCGGCATGATGCTGGCCGGCATGCATGCGCGGTTGGTGCCGGTGGAGACGCTGGCTGAGATGCGCCGCGTCCTCTCCGAGAGCCGCGTCCCCGTGTGGATGCCGCTGAAGCTGACGGCATCCGACGCGCACGTCAGCGCCGACTGGCGGACCACGTCCGACGGCCTGGCCGCGCGGTTGGCCGAGCGGCTGGGTGGGGCGACCGTGGTACTGGTCAAATCCTGCCGAGTCGATCGCTCGGCATCGGCCGCCCGTCTCGTCCGGAGCGGCGTTGTCGACCCTACGTTCGCCGAGATCGTAGCGCGGGCGCACCTGCCGTGGCGTGTTATGGGTTCGGGTGACGAGCGGGAACTGGCGCGGCTGCTCGGCGTCCTGCATCGATCGGGTCGACGCAGCCCTGCCAAGCGTGCTATCGCGCGGCGGAAATGA
- a CDS encoding ABC transporter ATP-binding protein, which translates to MAAVKRPLQVRVGSKVFPAVGERPENPVLRNVEFQVEPGSFVVITGPSGGGKSTLLNIIAGLDKDFDGTIDFDGDKPRLAFVFQSPRLLPWRTVYENIALALPKGDPRLANIPEMLKRVGLTDAATAYPEMISLGMQRRVALARAFVIEPDLLLMDEPFVSLDDPTAHALRELLVELWHRKPTTVLFVTHDRPEAVMLATRILRLSAAPATISQDVPVRLSVADRSDREKVRAEQRRIFGEA; encoded by the coding sequence ATGGCGGCGGTGAAGCGCCCGCTGCAGGTGCGGGTCGGAAGCAAGGTGTTCCCCGCGGTCGGCGAGCGGCCGGAGAACCCCGTGCTGAGGAACGTCGAGTTTCAGGTCGAGCCGGGCTCATTCGTGGTCATCACGGGACCGTCGGGCGGTGGCAAGTCGACGCTGCTCAACATCATCGCCGGCCTCGACAAGGATTTCGACGGGACGATCGATTTCGACGGGGACAAGCCGCGCCTCGCGTTCGTGTTCCAGTCGCCGCGCCTGCTTCCCTGGCGCACGGTGTACGAAAATATCGCCCTCGCGCTGCCGAAGGGCGACCCACGCCTCGCCAACATCCCCGAGATGCTGAAGCGTGTGGGGCTCACCGACGCCGCCACCGCCTACCCGGAAATGATCTCGCTCGGCATGCAGCGCCGCGTGGCGCTCGCCCGCGCGTTCGTGATCGAGCCCGACCTCCTGCTCATGGACGAACCGTTCGTGTCGCTGGACGACCCCACGGCACACGCCCTGCGCGAGCTGTTGGTCGAGCTCTGGCACCGCAAGCCGACGACGGTGCTTTTCGTTACCCATGACCGGCCCGAGGCCGTCATGCTGGCGACCCGCATCTTGCGCCTGTCTGCCGCTCCTGCAACTATCTCCCAGGATGTTCCCGTGCGGCTTTCGGTGGCCGACCGGTCCGACCGCGAGAAGGTGCGGGCGGAGCAGCGGCGCATCTTCGGCGAAGCGTAA
- a CDS encoding DUF6513 domain-containing protein: MTKKLLFLTGRLAEPRLAETVAAMGLPNGSWRIANLGIKVAALMTENIVRNRLKEPLEADRVIVPGRARMNLSHLAEHYGVPFERGPDEIIDLPQYFGKDGQPPDLSKQDIRIFAEIVDAPGLSAEKLLEKGRELIAKGADVVDIGCQPDVSFPHLEETVAAMKRAGLKVSVDSGDVDELRRGARAGADFVLSLDESNLDAIDGTSCVPILLPKPHGDLDSLLRAIDLCKAKGIPHIADPVLDPLNFGFTTSLERYAQLRRLRPDVEILMGTGNLTELTDADSQGVTAILIGICAELAIRNVLIVQVSPHTRRTVEEHDAARRLMYRAREDGNLPKGYDAGLLSLHDLRPYPDTPEQIAADAKAIKDANYRIEAAADGIHIYNRDGHHVASDPFKLFDKLGVEKDGAHAFYLGYELAKAEIARALAKRYAQDSPLDWGVAADRKSEDLTQHAPEGATLKAARKEKQDAAYRRNDRDDDQREG, translated from the coding sequence ATGACGAAGAAGCTGCTTTTCCTGACCGGGCGCCTCGCCGAGCCGCGGCTTGCCGAGACGGTTGCCGCCATGGGTCTGCCGAACGGCTCATGGCGCATCGCCAATCTGGGCATCAAGGTGGCGGCGCTCATGACCGAGAACATCGTGCGCAACCGCCTGAAGGAGCCGCTCGAGGCCGATCGGGTCATCGTACCGGGGCGGGCGCGCATGAACCTGTCGCACCTCGCGGAGCACTATGGCGTGCCTTTCGAGCGCGGCCCCGACGAAATCATCGACTTGCCGCAGTACTTCGGCAAGGACGGACAGCCGCCGGATCTGTCCAAGCAGGATATCCGCATCTTCGCCGAGATCGTCGACGCGCCGGGGTTGTCGGCCGAGAAGCTCCTGGAAAAGGGGCGCGAGCTCATCGCCAAAGGCGCCGACGTCGTCGACATCGGCTGCCAGCCCGATGTGTCATTCCCGCACCTCGAAGAGACCGTCGCGGCGATGAAGCGCGCCGGACTCAAGGTCAGTGTCGATTCCGGTGACGTTGACGAACTGCGCCGCGGCGCCCGAGCCGGGGCCGACTTCGTTCTCTCTCTCGACGAGTCGAACCTCGATGCCATCGACGGCACGAGTTGCGTGCCGATCCTGCTGCCCAAGCCGCACGGCGATCTCGACTCGCTGCTGCGCGCCATCGACCTGTGCAAGGCGAAGGGCATACCGCACATCGCCGATCCGGTGCTCGACCCGCTCAACTTCGGATTCACGACCTCGCTCGAGCGCTACGCTCAGCTTCGCCGCCTGCGTCCGGATGTCGAAATCCTGATGGGTACCGGCAACCTGACCGAGCTGACCGACGCCGATAGCCAGGGCGTCACCGCGATTTTGATCGGCATTTGTGCCGAGCTTGCCATACGCAACGTGCTCATCGTGCAAGTTTCACCACACACGCGCCGCACGGTCGAAGAGCACGACGCGGCGCGCCGCCTCATGTACCGCGCACGCGAGGACGGCAACCTGCCCAAGGGCTACGATGCGGGCCTCTTGTCGCTGCACGACCTGCGCCCATACCCCGATACGCCCGAGCAGATCGCGGCGGATGCAAAAGCGATCAAAGACGCGAACTACCGCATCGAGGCGGCGGCGGACGGCATCCACATCTACAATCGCGACGGCCATCACGTCGCCTCCGATCCATTCAAACTGTTCGACAAGCTCGGCGTGGAGAAGGACGGCGCGCACGCGTTCTATCTCGGCTACGAGCTCGCCAAGGCGGAGATTGCGCGGGCGTTGGCCAAACGCTATGCGCAAGACAGCCCGCTCGATTGGGGTGTCGCCGCCGACCGCAAGTCCGAAGATCTCACGCAACACGCCCCGGAAGGCGCCACGCTCAAAGCTGCCCGCAAGGAGAAGCAGGATGCCGCGTATCGTCGAAACGATCGTGACGACGACCAACGCGAAGGGTGA
- a CDS encoding ABC transporter permease produces the protein MRQAANAPARGFRVGRLGWSLISLLALIALWEVSALIAQSRYLPGPLAVVEVMVREAEAGELWGNIAATLTRVAFSFVIAMFIGSAIGVALGRHPIADRFFDAWLIFFLNLPALVIIVLCYIWFGLTEVAAITAVAINKIPNVAVTMREGARSLSKDLSEMAHIYRFGRWKTLRHVTIPQLAPFFAAASRSGLALVWKIVLVVEAFGRSDGVGHQLNIAFQLFDVPMILSYALAFIVVVQIIEMAILQPLIARANKWRR, from the coding sequence ATGCGGCAGGCAGCTAACGCCCCCGCGCGCGGCTTCAGGGTCGGGCGCCTCGGCTGGTCGTTGATCTCGCTCTTGGCGCTGATCGCGCTCTGGGAGGTCTCCGCGCTGATTGCCCAAAGTCGCTACCTGCCGGGACCCTTGGCGGTCGTCGAGGTCATGGTGCGCGAGGCCGAGGCGGGCGAGCTTTGGGGCAACATCGCCGCCACGTTGACGCGCGTCGCGTTCAGCTTCGTCATCGCTATGTTCATCGGCTCGGCCATCGGCGTGGCGCTCGGCCGTCATCCTATCGCCGACCGCTTCTTCGATGCCTGGCTGATCTTCTTCCTCAACCTGCCAGCGCTCGTCATCATCGTCCTCTGCTACATCTGGTTCGGTTTGACCGAGGTCGCCGCCATCACCGCCGTCGCCATCAATAAGATCCCCAACGTTGCCGTCACCATGCGCGAAGGCGCGCGCAGCCTCTCGAAGGACTTGAGCGAGATGGCGCACATCTATCGCTTCGGCCGGTGGAAGACGCTGCGCCACGTGACGATTCCGCAGCTGGCGCCGTTTTTCGCGGCGGCGTCCCGGTCCGGGTTGGCGCTCGTCTGGAAGATCGTGCTCGTGGTCGAGGCGTTCGGACGTTCGGACGGTGTGGGCCATCAGCTCAACATCGCCTTCCAGCTGTTCGACGTGCCCATGATCCTGTCGTACGCGCTGGCCTTCATCGTGGTCGTGCAAATCATCGAGATGGCGATCCTGCAGCCGCTCATCGCGAGGGCCAACAAATGGCGGCGGTGA
- a CDS encoding DUF3280 domain-containing protein gives MIAKRIVTLALAFALYPAAASAAQKAIIFPFDLIDQQQQFEIGLMPTGLDPEDKRRLEVITAELTKLIKDSGRYEVVDSAPIAKEIDDKSPIHKCNGCEDDLAKKVGADVAFIGTVRKASDVLFTVSIYVRDVANQKVINQGSSEIYGNTDKMWLRAVNYIVDRRLYADKGAK, from the coding sequence TTGATTGCTAAACGTATTGTCACTCTAGCGTTAGCTTTTGCGCTGTATCCCGCAGCCGCATCGGCTGCGCAAAAGGCGATCATTTTTCCCTTTGATCTGATCGATCAGCAGCAGCAGTTCGAGATCGGATTGATGCCGACGGGGCTTGATCCAGAGGATAAGCGACGCCTCGAGGTCATCACTGCCGAGCTCACCAAGCTCATCAAGGACAGCGGTCGCTACGAGGTCGTCGACAGCGCGCCGATCGCGAAGGAGATCGACGACAAATCTCCGATTCACAAGTGCAATGGCTGCGAGGATGACCTAGCCAAGAAGGTCGGTGCCGACGTCGCCTTCATCGGTACCGTGCGCAAGGCCTCCGACGTTCTGTTCACCGTCAGCATCTACGTGCGCGATGTCGCCAACCAGAAGGTGATCAACCAGGGTTCGAGCGAGATCTACGGCAACACCGACAAAATGTGGCTCCGAGCCGTGAACTACATTGTCGACCGCCGGTTGTATGCGGACAAAGGTGCGAAATGA
- a CDS encoding GNAT family N-acetyltransferase, with translation MNIRNEQAGDYVAIRRLLTEAFGGDGEAKLVDSLRADGDIAIALVADIEGEVAGYAALSVLKSPPRSLALAPVAVAPAQQRQGVGSALIEETLRRARAAEGGMVFVVGDPEYYARFGFSADAARSFDSLYAGEHFMAIALTETPAPAAPVLYSRRFAEL, from the coding sequence GTGAACATACGCAACGAGCAGGCCGGCGATTACGTTGCAATCCGGCGTCTACTGACCGAGGCGTTCGGCGGCGACGGTGAAGCGAAGTTGGTCGATTCCTTGCGCGCCGATGGGGATATTGCCATCGCGCTCGTCGCCGATATCGAAGGCGAGGTCGCCGGCTACGCGGCGCTGTCGGTGCTCAAGTCTCCGCCGCGCTCGCTGGCCTTGGCTCCGGTCGCCGTGGCACCTGCCCAGCAACGCCAGGGGGTGGGTAGCGCTTTGATCGAGGAGACCTTGCGCCGGGCACGCGCCGCCGAAGGCGGCATGGTGTTCGTTGTTGGCGACCCGGAATACTACGCGCGCTTCGGTTTTAGCGCTGACGCGGCGCGGAGCTTCGACAGCCTATATGCCGGCGAGCATTTCATGGCCATCGCGCTGACGGAGACGCCGGCGCCGGCGGCACCCGTCCTCTATTCCCGACGCTTTGCCGAACTCTAG
- a CDS encoding ABC transporter substrate-binding protein — MRASAAGSLRVTSLKFGSLSWLLETIRAEGIADKLGLQIIIVEVATNQAGPVALLSGEADVIVSDWPWALRQRAMGEPVKFAPYSSALGAVMVAPDSPIRKLGDLKGKRLGVAGGAIDKSWLLLRAYSKKELGTDMAQFALPSYGAAPLLTEETRSGRLDAVLNFWTYAARLQGDNYRALLEMDDVLKALGIDPVPSMVGFIWREGTEAKKGAELTAFLSAVEQGNAVLAKSDAAWDRIRNLVRPETDAEFAAIKAYYRAGIPQPWTGAETRSAEKLTHLLVDVGGAQLLGSDTQFDPKLFHAAGS; from the coding sequence ATGCGCGCAAGCGCGGCCGGCTCGCTGCGGGTCACCTCGCTCAAATTCGGGTCGTTGAGCTGGCTCTTGGAGACCATCCGCGCCGAGGGGATTGCCGATAAGCTCGGGCTGCAGATCATCATCGTCGAGGTGGCGACCAATCAGGCCGGTCCCGTTGCCCTGCTTTCCGGCGAAGCCGACGTCATCGTCAGCGACTGGCCGTGGGCGCTGCGCCAGCGTGCGATGGGCGAACCCGTCAAGTTCGCGCCTTACTCGTCAGCGCTGGGTGCGGTGATGGTGGCGCCGGACTCGCCCATTCGGAAACTGGGCGATCTGAAGGGTAAAAGGCTCGGCGTCGCTGGTGGTGCTATCGACAAAAGCTGGCTCCTGCTTCGCGCTTATTCGAAGAAGGAACTCGGCACCGACATGGCCCAGTTCGCGCTGCCCTCCTATGGCGCAGCGCCGCTGCTGACCGAGGAAACGCGCTCCGGGCGCCTCGATGCCGTGCTCAACTTCTGGACCTACGCCGCGCGCCTGCAGGGCGACAACTATCGTGCCCTCCTCGAGATGGACGACGTTCTGAAGGCGCTGGGCATCGATCCAGTACCTTCGATGGTCGGCTTCATCTGGCGCGAGGGCACCGAGGCAAAGAAGGGCGCGGAGCTCACCGCGTTCCTGTCCGCCGTAGAGCAGGGCAACGCAGTGCTGGCGAAGTCGGACGCCGCCTGGGATCGCATCCGCAATCTTGTGCGCCCCGAAACCGACGCTGAGTTTGCCGCTATCAAGGCCTACTATCGCGCCGGCATCCCGCAACCCTGGACCGGGGCAGAGACCCGCTCGGCCGAAAAGTTGACGCATCTCCTGGTGGACGTCGGGGGCGCGCAGCTTCTCGGCAGTGACACCCAGTTCGATCCCAAGTTGTTCCATGCGGCAGGCAGCTAA